A segment of the Alistipes communis genome:
TATCCGGCCGGCCGAGGGGGGGGGAGTCAGCCCCCGATCCGCTGCTCCACCCACTGCGTGAGCGCCACGAAATCGGCCACCGACAACTGTTCGGCGCGCTGCGAGAAAAAGGGATGCTCCGCCCCGCCGAAATCGCCGAAGGCGGCGCGTAGCGAATTGCGCAGCATCTTGCGCCGCTGACCGAACGAAGCCTTGACCACGCGCACGAACAGCCGCTCGTCGCACGCCAGCCGCACGACGCCGTTGCGGCGCAGGCGGATGACGGCGCTTTTGACCTTGGGCGGCGGGTTGAAGACCTTCTCCCCTACCGTGAAGAGGTACTCGATGTCGTACCACGCCTGCAACAGCACCGAGAGGATGCCGTACTCCTTCGATCCGGGCGGGCAGGCGATCCGCTCGGCCACCTCGCGCTGGATCATGCCCACGCACTCGGGGACAAGGTCGCGATGCTCCAACACCTTGAAAAAAATCTGCGAAGAGATGTTGTAAGGGAAATTTCCGATCACACGCACTCCGTCGGGAAACAACGCGCGCAACTCCATGCGCAGGAAATCGCCCGCCATGAGCCGCGGCGTAAATTCGGGATAGTGGGCACGGAGGTAGTCGACGCTCTCGG
Coding sequences within it:
- the rsmA gene encoding 16S rRNA (adenine(1518)-N(6)/adenine(1519)-N(6))-dimethyltransferase RsmA produces the protein MGEVRAKKALGQHFLVDLNIARKICDALSGGTAEAPAPVLEVGCGMGVLTQFLLRRSDIVVWGAEIDAESVDYLRAHYPEFTPRLMAGDFLRMELRALFPDGVRVIGNFPYNISSQIFFKVLEHRDLVPECVGMIQREVAERIACPPGSKEYGILSVLLQAWYDIEYLFTVGEKVFNPPPKVKSAVIRLRRNGVVRLACDERLFVRVVKASFGQRRKMLRNSLRAAFGDFGGAEHPFFSQRAEQLSVADFVALTQWVEQRIGG